A single window of Maylandia zebra isolate NMK-2024a linkage group LG2, Mzebra_GT3a, whole genome shotgun sequence DNA harbors:
- the LOC143420785 gene encoding uncharacterized protein LOC143420785: MWEGVVPDRYLCKMAAIELALEERVSLLYVLWRAEQQRKRRPRRTWVHQVLQRHEQFGEFHHLLQELRLDDGRFQRYHRHSLGQFEDLLSLVGPSIARLDTNYRRSIPPAERLSVCLRFLVTGDSFRTIAFSFRVGVSTVSQITPQAATSIWDCLVDDFMAVPSPGDWRSITEGFQERWNFPLCCAALDGKHVQTKAPHISYRRHTH, from the exons atgtgggagggagttgtgccagaccggtatctttgcaagatggcagctatcgagctagcgcttgaagagagagtctcccttctctatgtactgtggagagcagagcagcagcgtaaaagacgtcctcgccgtacctgggtccatcaggtcctccagaggcatgagcagtttggtgagtttcaccacttgctccaggagctgcgcctggatgacggccgattccagcgctatcaccgtcattcactcggccagtttgaggacctgctttccctcgtcggtcccagcatcgcccgcctagacaccaactacaggcgctcaatcccacctgcagagcgcctgtccgtctgcctgag gttccttgtcaccggggactccttcaggaccatcgcgttcagtttcagagtcggtgtgtccacggtgagccagatcaccccccaggcagcgacgtccatctgggactgtctagtggacgacttcatggctgtgccttcacctggagactggcggtccatcacagagggattccaggagcgctggaacttccctctgtgctgtgcagctctggatgggaagcacgtccagacaaaggcaccccatatatcatataggagacacacacattga